One part of the Marichromatium purpuratum 984 genome encodes these proteins:
- the fur gene encoding ferric iron uptake transcriptional regulator encodes MENQQIKRAGLKVTAPRVKILGILEKSRKRHLSAEDVYKQLLSQDEEVGLATVYRVLTQFESAGLVCRRNFEGGQSVFELNSGDHHDHLVCVKCGKVVEFVDSLIEERQSQIAEDKGFRIQDHSLVIYGVCPGCQSQD; translated from the coding sequence TTGGAAAATCAACAGATCAAACGTGCGGGCCTCAAGGTCACGGCCCCGCGGGTCAAGATATTGGGCATCCTCGAGAAGAGCCGCAAGCGCCATCTCAGTGCCGAGGACGTCTACAAGCAATTGCTGAGTCAGGACGAGGAGGTCGGTCTGGCGACCGTCTACCGGGTGCTCACCCAGTTCGAGAGCGCCGGACTGGTGTGCCGGCGCAATTTCGAGGGCGGGCAGTCGGTGTTCGAACTCAATAGCGGAGATCACCACGACCACCTGGTCTGCGTCAAGTGCGGCAAGGTGGTCGAGTTCGTCGACAGTCTGATCGAGGAGCGCCAGTCGCAGATCGCCGAGGACAAGGGGTTCCGTATCCAGGACCACTCGCTGGTGATCTACGGCGTCTGCCCGGGGTGTCAGTCGCAGGACTGA
- a CDS encoding outer membrane protein assembly factor BamE, which yields MRKILTFSILGSLLIIVASGCSRDKRPDEYRSSMLENLPFVYKMTVQQGNIITEEMIDQLQPGMTRRQVQYLLGTPLLTDFFHNDRWDYTYTIKRGHQPMEIRYLTLYFAEDSLVRIEGDIKPDPIRAQSREPREILVKVPDHEGRKGLVERSLKAVGLEPKE from the coding sequence ATGCGAAAGATTCTCACGTTTTCGATCCTCGGTTCTTTGTTGATTATCGTCGCGAGCGGTTGTTCGCGGGACAAGCGACCCGACGAGTACCGATCCTCCATGCTGGAGAACCTGCCATTCGTCTACAAGATGACGGTGCAGCAAGGCAATATCATCACCGAGGAGATGATCGATCAGCTCCAGCCGGGCATGACCAGGCGGCAGGTGCAGTACCTGCTCGGCACCCCGCTGCTGACCGATTTCTTCCATAACGACCGCTGGGATTACACCTATACCATCAAGCGTGGACACCAGCCGATGGAGATCCGCTATCTGACGCTGTACTTCGCGGAGGACAGCCTAGTTCGGATCGAAGGGGACATCAAACCCGACCCCATCCGGGCCCAGTCACGCGAACCCCGAGAAATCCTGGTCAAGGTGCCGGACCACGAGGGACGCAAGGGGCTGGTCGAGCGCAGCCTCAAGGC